The Methylomarinum vadi genome has a window encoding:
- a CDS encoding L,D-transpeptidase family protein yields MNYFKVPTFLVQCIILLHCVIFSLVSAFADSSVSSSFPPPAVITSVLSFRKHPYLSQTISESEQVALKRLYFESPQPLLWLSRDDLHTHAAEVFRLLESAPDSGLPIAVYDVDNLKTKWRQLQGKQPANNFELTLLDTALSLSTLRYLSDVHRGRIDRKNERFGFWRATDYDLLLGFLIDAVRNVQITQLTERVEPNWSSYRRLKQALRHYRELARNFRFPSLVFEGMLEEGDSDPQIPLLRHKLQVLGLLHDYADLSDIYRGEMVDALKHFQRLHGLNDDGIVGEKTLAALNTPLTERVRQIELALERMRWLPELHQGQGLILVNIPAFRLWAYQAGNLNGPSDLSMKVVVGIAKKNQTPVFMADLAYLEFRPYWNVPKNITYKEILPSLLKNPDYLEQQNMELVQYFSVNAEPQRLTEDSLQLLRQGAMKIRQRPGPKNSLGLVKFIFPNRYDVYMHDTPAKKLFLSERRDYSHGCIRVEQPRALAQFVLSSRGGWRREEIQEAMREGDNRRVFVRNAIAVLIFYSTAMAIDNEIYFFDDVYNYDERLNQALYPAKGEAASLTASTQ; encoded by the coding sequence ATGAACTACTTTAAGGTGCCGACTTTTCTTGTGCAATGCATAATACTGTTGCATTGCGTCATTTTTTCGTTGGTTTCCGCATTTGCCGATTCATCCGTATCCTCTTCTTTTCCGCCCCCTGCCGTCATTACATCGGTATTGAGTTTTAGAAAACATCCTTATTTATCGCAAACTATTTCCGAGAGCGAACAAGTTGCCCTAAAACGCCTATATTTCGAGTCTCCCCAGCCCTTGCTTTGGCTCAGCCGGGATGATCTGCATACTCATGCCGCCGAGGTATTCCGTTTGCTTGAGTCCGCTCCCGACAGCGGGTTGCCGATCGCTGTTTATGATGTGGATAATTTGAAAACGAAGTGGCGGCAGTTGCAAGGAAAGCAACCAGCCAATAATTTCGAATTGACTTTGCTCGATACTGCCTTGAGCCTGAGTACGTTGCGTTATTTAAGTGACGTTCATCGCGGACGGATTGATCGTAAAAACGAACGCTTCGGCTTTTGGCGCGCTACCGATTATGACCTATTGCTCGGTTTTCTGATCGACGCCGTTCGAAACGTTCAAATTACGCAATTGACCGAACGGGTCGAACCAAATTGGTCGTCTTATCGCCGACTTAAGCAAGCCTTGAGACATTATCGCGAATTGGCCCGCAACTTTCGGTTCCCCAGCCTCGTATTCGAGGGAATGCTGGAAGAAGGGGATAGCGATCCTCAGATACCCTTATTAAGGCACAAATTGCAGGTGTTGGGTTTGCTGCATGATTATGCCGACCTATCCGATATCTATCGGGGCGAAATGGTGGATGCGCTCAAACATTTCCAACGCTTGCATGGGCTTAATGACGATGGCATCGTCGGCGAAAAAACCTTGGCGGCGTTGAATACACCGTTAACCGAGCGGGTTCGGCAAATTGAGCTGGCATTGGAAAGAATGCGTTGGTTGCCCGAGTTGCATCAGGGTCAAGGTTTGATTCTGGTGAATATCCCCGCTTTTCGCTTATGGGCTTACCAAGCCGGTAACTTGAACGGACCTAGTGATTTGTCGATGAAGGTGGTGGTGGGGATCGCCAAGAAGAATCAAACGCCGGTATTCATGGCCGATTTGGCTTATCTTGAATTCAGGCCGTATTGGAATGTGCCGAAAAATATTACGTATAAGGAAATCCTGCCGAGCCTGCTGAAAAACCCGGATTACCTGGAACAGCAAAACATGGAGTTGGTTCAGTATTTTAGTGTCAATGCCGAGCCGCAACGGCTGACCGAAGACAGTTTGCAGTTGCTGCGCCAAGGGGCGATGAAGATCAGGCAGCGTCCGGGGCCGAAAAACTCGTTAGGCTTGGTCAAATTTATTTTTCCCAACCGTTATGATGTCTACATGCACGATACGCCGGCAAAAAAACTGTTTCTATCCGAACGGCGCGATTACAGTCATGGTTGTATCAGGGTCGAACAACCCCGGGCGTTGGCGCAATTCGTGCTAAGTTCGCGGGGTGGCTGGCGGAGGGAAGAAATCCAGGAAGCCATGCGGGAAGGGGATAATCGAAGGGTTTTCGTTAGAAATGCCATTGCCGTGCTGATTTTTTACAGCACGGCAATGGCGATCGACAACGAAATTTATTTTTTTGATGACGTCTATAATTACGACGAGCGACTAAACCAGGCTCTCTATCCAGCAAAGGGTGAAGCGGCCAGCTTGACGGCTTCGACCCAGTGA
- the pgeF gene encoding peptidoglycan editing factor PgeF, whose amino-acid sequence MNWIEADWPAPAHVHAVTTLRTGGVSEGGYASLNPAAHVGDRQEDVFENRNRIKHDLRLPAEPVWLRQVHGSRVIKADRVNGVEEADASYSDRAGIVCVVLTADCLPLVFTNAAGSIIATAHAGWRGLAAGVIERTIEAMGSRDLLVWLGPAIGPERFEVGSEVRRVFLNKSPDFAVAFKESRGEKWLADIYQLARITLRQQGVERIFGGNYCTVMEAERFYSYRRDGETGRMATLIWRD is encoded by the coding sequence ATGAATTGGATTGAAGCCGACTGGCCGGCACCGGCTCATGTTCATGCCGTTACCACGCTGCGCACCGGCGGCGTCAGTGAGGGCGGTTATGCCAGCTTGAACCCGGCGGCACATGTCGGCGACCGGCAGGAAGACGTTTTCGAGAACCGGAACCGGATTAAACATGACCTGCGCTTGCCTGCAGAGCCGGTTTGGTTGCGACAGGTGCATGGCAGCAGAGTGATCAAGGCCGATCGGGTCAACGGCGTGGAGGAGGCGGACGCGAGTTATAGCGACCGGGCAGGAATCGTCTGCGTTGTCTTGACGGCGGATTGTTTGCCGTTGGTTTTCACCAACGCAGCCGGCAGTATCATTGCCACTGCTCATGCCGGTTGGCGCGGTCTGGCGGCGGGCGTTATCGAGCGGACGATCGAAGCAATGGGGTCTCGCGATTTATTGGTTTGGCTGGGGCCCGCCATTGGTCCCGAGCGGTTCGAAGTCGGGAGTGAGGTCAGACGGGTTTTCCTAAACAAATCGCCGGATTTCGCCGTTGCCTTCAAGGAATCGAGGGGCGAAAAATGGCTGGCCGATATTTATCAATTGGCGCGCATCACCCTGAGGCAACAGGGTGTTGAGCGCATTTTCGGCGGCAATTATTGCACCGTTATGGAAGCCGAGCGTTTTTATTCCTACCGCCGTGATGGCGAAACCGGCCGTATGGCCACCCTCATCTGGAGAGACTGA
- a CDS encoding outer membrane protein assembly factor BamD — MRFLFIKILFLLTLLTLLPGCETLKNLQSGDSGSDAEYTGWDAKQFHEKARAAMEAGNYQKAIKLYETLEARYPFGDYAAQTQLDVAYAYYKNDDPEAAIAAADRFIKIHPRNPNVDYAYYLRGLVNYNRGIGFLDRFLPTDASQRDPGNARNAYDNFAELIRRFPDSKYVPDAKQRMIALRNNLAMYEVHVARFYMKRRAYVAAANRASHVVQEYQRTPAVPYALQIMRQAYTKLNLTDLAADAERVYKQNYPDGPPVKESEGEKTFVEALWDSIGFDE, encoded by the coding sequence ATGCGATTTCTTTTCATAAAAATTTTATTTCTTCTAACCTTACTGACCCTGCTGCCGGGCTGCGAAACATTGAAGAATTTGCAATCGGGCGACTCCGGTTCCGATGCCGAATACACCGGCTGGGACGCCAAACAATTCCATGAAAAGGCGCGAGCCGCCATGGAGGCCGGCAATTATCAAAAAGCGATCAAGCTCTATGAAACGCTGGAAGCGCGTTATCCGTTCGGCGATTATGCCGCGCAAACCCAACTCGATGTCGCCTACGCCTATTACAAAAACGACGACCCGGAAGCTGCCATCGCCGCCGCCGACCGTTTTATCAAAATTCATCCCAGAAATCCCAATGTCGATTATGCCTATTATTTGAGAGGCTTGGTCAATTACAATCGCGGCATCGGCTTTCTCGACCGTTTTCTGCCCACCGACGCCTCGCAACGCGACCCCGGCAACGCCCGCAACGCCTACGATAACTTCGCCGAACTGATACGCCGGTTCCCCGACAGCAAATACGTGCCCGATGCGAAACAGCGCATGATTGCGCTGCGTAACAATCTGGCCATGTACGAAGTTCACGTGGCGCGCTTTTATATGAAACGACGCGCCTATGTCGCCGCCGCCAATCGCGCCAGCCATGTCGTGCAAGAATACCAACGCACGCCGGCCGTCCCTTATGCCCTGCAAATCATGCGGCAGGCCTATACTAAACTTAACCTGACCGACCTGGCCGCCGATGCGGAGCGGGTGTACAAGCAAAACTATCCCGACGGCCCCCCGGTGAAAGAAAGCGAAGGCGAGAAAACTTTTGTCGAAGCGCTTTGGGACAGCATTGGTTTCGACGAATAA
- a CDS encoding DUF882 domain-containing protein, producing MNQNSFMPPTPLSRRQFLRGVSFTAAAMAFPSLASATIKKRHPAKHLAFENLHTGEQLSVTYFENGHYVNGALKEMNNLLRDHRSGDVFAMDPSLFDLLHELQQNLGVRRPIQVISGYRSPATNARLQKQTSGVATKSLHMLGKAIDIRMDRVDSKIIQEAAIAMQRGGVGYYPESDFVHVDTGRVRHW from the coding sequence ATGAACCAAAACAGTTTTATGCCCCCTACTCCATTAAGCCGCCGTCAATTTTTGCGCGGTGTTTCTTTCACTGCGGCAGCCATGGCATTTCCAAGCCTGGCTTCGGCGACCATCAAGAAAAGACACCCGGCAAAACATTTAGCTTTCGAAAACCTACATACCGGCGAACAACTGTCCGTCACGTATTTTGAAAACGGCCATTATGTAAATGGTGCCTTGAAGGAAATGAATAACTTGCTGCGCGACCATCGCTCCGGCGACGTATTCGCGATGGACCCATCACTGTTCGATCTGCTCCATGAATTACAACAGAACCTTGGAGTTCGCCGGCCGATTCAGGTCATTTCCGGTTATCGCTCGCCCGCAACCAATGCCCGACTGCAGAAACAAACCAGCGGAGTGGCGACTAAAAGCCTGCACATGCTGGGAAAAGCGATCGATATCCGCATGGACAGGGTGGACAGTAAAATCATCCAGGAAGCGGCCATTGCGATGCAGCGTGGGGGCGTGGGTTATTATCCGGAATCGGATTTCGTCCACGTCGATACCGGTCGAGTAAGACACTGGTAA
- a CDS encoding ZIP family metal transporter, with amino-acid sequence MELLFFIIVFTAVGGVLSVLAAGVFLLLPERHRNRILPHGISFAIGALLTVSFWGLIPHALEEVRPDQIQSLSGSILVGILLFFTLEKLLIWRHCHSHSCEVHLDEGHDHHHGHGRRSTGALIILGDSIHNFVDGVLIAAAFLTDVQLGIVTSLAVAAHEIPQEVGDFAILLESGYSKGKALFYNILASLTTVIGGVLAYFSLEDLHDILPYFLTLAASSFIYIAVGDLIPSLHRKTDIKTSLEQIGLILAGVLLIFSLHGVAHDIEIAENFEKVSR; translated from the coding sequence TTGGAGTTATTGTTTTTTATCATCGTTTTTACCGCAGTCGGCGGTGTATTGAGCGTATTGGCGGCCGGTGTTTTTCTATTGTTGCCCGAACGCCATAGGAACCGCATATTGCCGCACGGCATTAGTTTCGCCATCGGCGCGTTGTTGACCGTTTCGTTTTGGGGCTTGATTCCGCATGCCCTGGAAGAGGTGCGCCCAGACCAAATTCAATCGTTATCGGGAAGCATCCTGGTCGGCATTCTTTTGTTTTTCACCTTGGAGAAATTATTGATCTGGCGTCATTGTCATTCTCATTCTTGCGAGGTGCATCTCGATGAAGGCCATGATCATCATCACGGTCACGGGCGACGTTCGACCGGCGCGTTGATCATACTGGGCGACAGCATCCATAATTTTGTCGACGGCGTGTTGATCGCCGCGGCCTTTCTGACCGATGTACAATTAGGCATCGTCACCAGCCTGGCCGTTGCCGCCCATGAAATTCCCCAGGAAGTCGGCGATTTCGCCATCTTGTTGGAAAGCGGCTATAGCAAGGGCAAGGCGCTGTTCTATAACATTCTGGCCAGCTTGACGACGGTGATTGGCGGCGTGTTGGCCTATTTCAGCCTGGAGGATTTGCACGATATCCTTCCTTATTTCCTGACTTTGGCGGCTTCCAGCTTTATCTACATCGCCGTCGGCGACTTGATTCCGTCGCTGCATAGAAAAACCGATATCAAGACTTCGCTTGAGCAGATCGGCTTGATCCTGGCCGGCGTATTGTTGATTTTTTCCTTGCACGGCGTGGCGCATGACATAGAAATCGCCGAGAACTTCGAAAAAGTTTCGCGTTGA
- a CDS encoding SIMPL domain-containing protein translates to MERNKNTQALILGISIILGLSSLGYLLGNAALRFKAYERSVTVKGLSEREFPADIVIWPIQFTAADNQLEGIYAQVERNTNEIQAFLRKAGIKENEMTVSAPSITDKLAQRFGGDQKVEFRYSAIQTVTVYSGEVQQVRSLMKQLNELGKRGIVFTEGDYQNREEYLFTRLNDVKPEMIQEATTKAREVAQKFAEDSNSLLGKIKRASQGSFSISPRDKNNPHIKKIRVVSTIEYYLTD, encoded by the coding sequence ATGGAACGGAACAAAAATACACAAGCCCTGATTTTGGGGATTTCAATTATCCTGGGTCTTTCTTCGCTGGGCTATTTGCTGGGAAATGCGGCTCTGCGCTTCAAGGCCTATGAACGCAGCGTCACGGTCAAGGGGCTGTCGGAGCGTGAGTTTCCCGCCGACATCGTGATCTGGCCCATTCAGTTCACCGCCGCCGATAATCAACTCGAGGGAATATACGCGCAAGTGGAAAGGAACACCAATGAAATCCAGGCGTTTCTCCGCAAAGCGGGCATCAAGGAAAACGAAATGACCGTCTCCGCGCCGTCCATTACCGATAAATTAGCGCAACGTTTTGGCGGCGACCAAAAAGTCGAATTCCGTTACAGCGCGATACAAACGGTGACGGTGTATTCCGGCGAAGTCCAACAAGTACGCTCGCTAATGAAACAGTTGAACGAACTGGGCAAGCGGGGCATCGTCTTTACCGAAGGCGATTACCAGAATCGGGAGGAGTATTTGTTTACCCGTCTCAATGACGTGAAACCGGAAATGATCCAGGAAGCCACGACCAAGGCGCGCGAAGTTGCGCAAAAGTTTGCCGAGGATTCTAACAGTCTGCTGGGCAAAATCAAACGCGCTTCCCAAGGCAGTTTTTCCATCTCGCCGCGCGACAAAAACAATCCGCATATCAAGAAGATCAGAGTCGTTTCGACGATCGAATATTATTTGACCGACTGA
- the rluD gene encoding 23S rRNA pseudouridine(1911/1915/1917) synthase RluD yields the protein MAILTAIVPDELAGMRLDQCLAEMFPDYSRSKLQTWVKSGRVLVDGRTLKAKDKLVGGEEIRLDAEAEVVLENEAEDIPLDLVYEDESILIVNKPAGLVVHPAAGNWHGTLVNALLNHDPNLNTLPRAGIVHRLDKDTSGLLMVAKTLQAHHSLTEQLQERSINREYLALVKGWMTAGGTIDEPIGRHPVDRKRNAVREDGKPAVTHYRLERRFKRHTLIRVKLETGRTHQIRVHMAHINYPLVGDQVYGGRFQLPAGCSEKLAQALRDFKRQALHAAKLGLEHPVSGEYCEWEQPLPADMQQLLSVLAEDELD from the coding sequence ATGGCTATATTAACGGCAATTGTCCCCGATGAGCTAGCGGGAATGCGTCTGGATCAGTGTTTGGCGGAAATGTTTCCGGACTATTCGCGCAGCAAACTGCAAACCTGGGTCAAGTCCGGACGGGTGCTGGTCGACGGCCGCACACTGAAAGCAAAGGACAAATTGGTCGGCGGCGAGGAGATCAGGCTGGATGCCGAGGCGGAAGTGGTTCTGGAGAATGAGGCCGAGGATATTCCGCTGGATCTCGTCTATGAAGACGAATCCATCTTGATCGTCAATAAACCGGCCGGATTGGTCGTACATCCGGCCGCAGGCAATTGGCATGGTACTTTGGTCAATGCGCTGCTCAACCATGACCCGAATCTGAACACATTGCCCCGCGCCGGCATCGTACATCGCCTGGATAAAGACACCAGTGGTTTATTGATGGTGGCAAAAACATTGCAGGCCCATCATAGTTTGACCGAGCAATTACAGGAACGCAGCATCAACCGCGAATATCTGGCCTTGGTCAAGGGTTGGATGACCGCCGGCGGCACGATCGATGAACCGATCGGCCGGCATCCGGTGGACCGCAAGCGCAACGCCGTCAGAGAGGACGGCAAGCCGGCCGTGACACACTACCGGCTAGAACGGCGTTTCAAACGGCATACACTGATCAGGGTCAAATTGGAGACGGGCCGTACGCACCAAATCCGGGTGCATATGGCCCATATCAATTATCCCTTGGTCGGAGACCAAGTTTACGGTGGGCGATTTCAACTGCCGGCCGGATGTAGCGAGAAGCTGGCGCAGGCTTTGCGCGATTTCAAGCGCCAAGCTTTGCATGCGGCCAAGTTGGGGCTGGAGCATCCGGTGAGCGGAGAATATTGCGAATGGGAGCAGCCGTTGCCGGCGGACATGCAGCAATTGTTAAGTGTGTTGGCGGAAGATGAATTGGATTGA
- a CDS encoding NHL repeat-containing protein, with protein sequence MKSLTKYIKVGLLVGGTCLLSPAHALVATYLAPGWNATDYLTLATATRSIEFDATGNLYIEDVSDDGSGGVSILKLEASSAYTSISNFVSYATSYDGVTGLDFDGLGNLYVSERAASGDAGVIRKINATIPELIGDVRTFNHHRPTGVDADSEGNVYYTGRMESDGTFGNVYRIDSAGNRTILLENVVGTGIALDSLGHIFISTPGRADLGFTQNSIYMFDLSDSINAERIATFDETGGELTFDDAGNLYMIDNIDHTKIIKLSFVPLPQTAWLFISGLFLLIFSSNRKRHQAT encoded by the coding sequence ATGAAAAGTTTGACGAAATATATAAAAGTAGGGTTACTCGTTGGCGGCACGTGTTTGTTATCACCGGCGCATGCTTTGGTTGCGACCTATCTGGCCCCCGGGTGGAACGCGACCGATTATCTGACGCTGGCTACCGCCACCAGGTCGATTGAATTCGATGCGACTGGAAATCTATATATTGAAGACGTTTCGGATGACGGCAGCGGGGGTGTCAGTATTTTAAAATTGGAAGCGTCTTCCGCTTACACTTCAATTTCAAATTTCGTTTCTTACGCGACAAGCTATGATGGCGTGACCGGGCTCGATTTTGATGGATTGGGTAACCTTTATGTGAGTGAGCGCGCGGCATCAGGAGATGCCGGTGTGATTCGAAAAATTAATGCGACTATTCCTGAATTAATAGGGGATGTAAGAACTTTCAATCATCATCGACCTACCGGCGTCGATGCCGATTCAGAAGGGAATGTCTATTACACCGGCAGGATGGAGTCGGACGGAACCTTCGGAAACGTCTATCGCATAGATTCTGCTGGAAACAGGACAATATTGTTGGAAAATGTTGTCGGAACCGGCATTGCTTTGGACAGCCTGGGCCATATTTTCATTTCTACGCCGGGGAGGGCGGATTTAGGTTTTACGCAAAATTCGATCTATATGTTCGATCTTTCCGATTCGATTAATGCGGAAAGAATTGCGACTTTCGATGAAACCGGAGGAGAGCTTACCTTCGATGACGCAGGCAATTTGTATATGATAGATAACATCGATCATACCAAAATTATTAAGCTGTCATTTGTGCCTCTGCCGCAAACGGCTTGGTTGTTCATTTCGGGTCTATTCTTGTTGATATTTTCTTCAAATCGCAAACGTCACCAGGCGACTTAG
- the yjgA gene encoding ribosome biogenesis factor YjgA, producing the protein MQEEDYYDDDEELIEYAVRPNKSQIKRDIAVVFAMAEEICDLAETQIDSLELPENIYKAVLEAAKMPHKGARKRQLKYITAQLRKIDLEAVQEKLARIKNQSAHAVREHHQAEQWRDQLLSENGHEQLTRLLSEFPQADSQHIWQLQRNALKERQAEKPPRSARLLYQYLKELISTN; encoded by the coding sequence ATGCAGGAAGAAGATTATTACGACGACGATGAGGAATTGATCGAATACGCGGTGCGGCCGAATAAATCCCAGATCAAGCGGGATATCGCCGTCGTGTTCGCTATGGCGGAAGAAATCTGCGACTTGGCGGAAACGCAAATCGATTCATTAGAATTGCCGGAAAACATTTACAAGGCAGTGCTGGAAGCCGCGAAAATGCCGCATAAGGGGGCCAGAAAGCGTCAATTAAAGTATATTACCGCGCAACTGCGTAAGATCGACCTGGAAGCGGTGCAGGAGAAGCTGGCCCGAATCAAGAATCAAAGCGCCCATGCGGTGCGGGAGCATCACCAGGCCGAACAGTGGCGCGATCAATTGCTGTCTGAGAACGGCCACGAGCAGTTGACCCGGTTGTTGAGCGAATTTCCCCAGGCCGACAGCCAGCATATTTGGCAATTGCAGCGCAACGCGTTAAAAGAGCGGCAAGCCGAAAAGCCGCCGAGGTCGGCCCGTTTGTTATATCAATATCTCAAGGAACTGATCAGCACGAATTAA
- the dinB gene encoding DNA polymerase IV: MAASKPDRKIIHIDMDAFFAAVEQRDNPNYRNKPIVVGGRPDSRGVVATCSYEARKYGIRSAMPSSQAYRLCPQALFIKPRFEAYKEASTIIRRIFSDYTELFEPLSLDEAYLDVSAVKRCQGSATLVARAIKHDIKHQTDLTASAGISYNKFLAKIASDMDKPDGLYVITPEQGPMFVEQLPIGKFPGIGQATEKKMHALGIKNGKDLKTLPLSMLIQHFGKAGQHYFNIARGIDNRPVNNRRPSKSVGIEMTYQQDLDDRNLILQQLLALLDKALRKLNDKRLTAHTVTIKIKYQNFVQITRSRTLPQPILNAQGIDLVFSELLKDTDIGTKKVRLLGVTLSSLDKPDLRHFRQLDLFC; this comes from the coding sequence ATGGCCGCCTCGAAACCTGATCGCAAAATCATTCATATCGACATGGATGCTTTTTTTGCCGCGGTGGAACAGCGCGACAATCCGAACTACCGAAACAAACCCATTGTAGTTGGCGGGAGGCCGGATTCGCGCGGCGTGGTCGCCACTTGCAGTTACGAGGCCAGAAAATACGGAATCCGTTCGGCCATGCCGTCCTCGCAAGCCTATCGTCTTTGCCCTCAGGCACTTTTCATCAAACCTCGTTTCGAAGCCTACAAAGAAGCTTCGACCATCATCCGTCGCATATTCTCCGACTATACCGAACTGTTCGAACCGCTGTCTCTCGATGAGGCCTATCTGGATGTCAGCGCGGTAAAACGCTGCCAAGGTTCGGCAACGCTAGTCGCCCGGGCGATCAAACACGATATAAAGCACCAAACCGACCTGACCGCATCGGCCGGCATTTCCTACAATAAATTTTTGGCAAAAATCGCTTCGGATATGGACAAGCCCGATGGGCTCTATGTGATCACACCGGAACAGGGGCCTATGTTTGTCGAACAGCTCCCGATAGGAAAATTCCCCGGCATCGGCCAGGCCACGGAAAAGAAGATGCATGCCCTGGGCATAAAAAACGGAAAGGATCTGAAAACTTTACCGCTGTCCATGCTAATCCAACATTTCGGCAAGGCCGGCCAGCATTATTTCAACATCGCCCGGGGCATCGACAACCGGCCAGTCAATAATCGCCGCCCCAGCAAATCGGTCGGTATTGAAATGACTTATCAACAGGATCTCGATGACCGAAATCTGATTCTGCAACAGCTATTGGCCCTACTGGACAAGGCATTGCGAAAACTAAACGACAAGCGCTTAACCGCCCATACCGTCACGATCAAGATCAAATATCAGAATTTCGTACAAATCACCCGCAGCCGCACCCTGCCGCAACCCATCTTAAACGCCCAGGGCATCGATTTGGTTTTTTCCGAATTGTTGAAGGACACCGACATCGGTACCAAGAAAGTACGCTTGCTTGGCGTTACGCTATCATCCCTGGATAAACCGGATCTGCGCCATTTCCGGCAACTGGACCTGTTCTGTTAA